The genomic stretch CTAACATGAAGATACCAGTCATGCTGTTATCAAACTTATGTTCATAACGATTGCATTTTCACTTATCGGAAGGCTATTTTTTCCCAAGATATATGATATATTAGATGGTTTTATGCCTGTGTATGCATGCAGACCTTTAAGCCTGCCATCAAAACGAGGGTTGGTGGCGACCTTCAGGCCAGGGTGGGGCATTAGGAAGCAGGAGATGTTGGTGAAGCAGGAGTGAATGTGCTTCCTCACATTCTGAAGCTCCTCGTGCTGATTCTCagatatctacacacacacacacacacacacacacaaacaattctTAACAATACAAAAAATTGGAATGAATTCTTTACAACATTCTGTAGTTTATCTGATACCTGCTAAGTAGCAGAATAGCCAGATCAAAGATACCTGGAACATTATAACCAGACTAAACTTGGTGATACTGCTATTGCTGTACATGCAATAATGCCATTAAGCTTCATAGTGGCAGCTTCTCACATCTATttagaacaacaacaaaaagcacAAGCTTGCAAGGCTCAGCATAGCCGGACAAGGCTGCATCTTCCCAATCGCAAGAACGGACCTACACTGTCATCACAGATCATCTCCATGCAGTAGTAATTTAGCAATGGTACTAACCCCCAAGCACAAAGCTCAGATGATGAGTCAGTCTGGTGAGCCCAGACAGTCAGACTGCCCTGCTCTACCACACAAAGTCTCTCTACAGCAGTGATCCCAGGGAGAAGTCTGACCTTTAGCCTTTTCTCCAGGAACTTCATCCCACCCTCTTGTCCATAAGGAAACTCGTACGGAAAACTCCAGTCTCTCACCAGAAAAATCATTGACTaggaaaaaaaatttaatgatgAGGAAAAAGAAAAGTGTTAATCACTGTCTTGCTTTTAGGCATCAAACAGTTGTGAATGAACCTAAATGTATGGCTCATTTGACATAAAGGACTAGAGTATATACTTGGAATGGCTTCAGGAATGTTTCCTCCATGGCTAGTCTGCCATATTCGGTAAAGAGCTACGAAACAAAaccagacacagaaagagaggCTAAGTACAGGCAGCACAGATGCCCACAGATATGTTGGAAAATTAACAGCATTTATGTGACTCTGTGAGGAATTATTCCACACTGGCAACATTTCATTACAAGTTACAGCACCATGCATTTTCTTTGAGGTTTTGAAAATCATTTCGTTTATAAAGTTATCACTCATGCTTACATCCCATGTTTATAGAAGTGAACTTTGCCTTTACTAAATATAATATCAAATTTAGCTCCATATATAGTATGAAGAGGTGGCAACAAGTCGTGACACATCACAAGTTGAATACCAAAATTATATGTGTAACAAAATTATATTTGAGTTGGCAACCTGGACTGCCCCATCAGGAAgtctcacaaaacacaaaagcatcgCTGCTCTCGGCTGAAGAGACAGAGCATGGACTATCGGTTTTAAAAACAGTACTGTGAAAATTTCAATATGAGCCGAACGGCACTGTACCTGCAGGTGCTGCAAATCATCCTCTTGAACATTCTGAGATATATTATACAcctggagagagaacagagacacaCCGTGGTTAACACTTGAGGTTAACACATGATTAACGCATATGCTGAACACTGACAGGGCTTAGCTTAGGCAGAGTATGCTTAGGGAAGGTATATTTATTATGAGCACACCTTCTCTTTCTTTAGGCATACCTGCATAGAGCTGATCATGGTGCTGAGTGCGAACACAGTAGCTGAATCTCTCAAAGTGGACTGGCTATCGAAGGTTCCTTGTGTGTCCATCAGCAACACTGCCACCTAGAGGCGACATTTCAACATTAAACTGCAATCTTCACAAAGCAGACAGAATACCATTCCTACAGTTGATATGTTGATAACGTTTTGCTTTGGGAGCTGCTCAAAGGAAGTGAATGTCCATGACACCTTGCTTCCATCTGGTTTGTCCACAAGGAAGACTTCACTCCAGATCTGGATCCCTGTGGTTTCTCTCTCAGACCCTCCTCTCCATGAGAAACCTGTCAGAGGCTCATCAGGTTCCCCTAACCAGTCTTCACATGCCTGACAACAAACAcgttttacatattcacaccGGCCTCTTGCAATTTAGCAAACTGTATGCATGTATTGCATAAGCCAGTGTTGACACCATATGATGGCAGTGTTGTGGGGTAATTTCTAGGATAATCTAGTTGTTGGTCTCTTATTAGGAGGATTGCTAATGTGCTATGGGGATATTCTGTGGCATGACATTGTTCTAGTACAGTAAATACAAGAActacaattaaaaataaattaaaatacaaAAGAAAAGATAAAGACAATACATGTACAACACACTAAATACACAGTAAATGTACAACACACTAAATACACAACAGTAATGAGTAAGACATCAGATCTGACATTAGCGGAAGCAATTAGACTGTCttgttctctctttctttcactctctgaATTAGTCTCACATATCCAACATCCGCATTCTCCATCGTTTCCTGTATACCTACTTTGAGCTTACACATGGAAACCAGTTAGAAAATAACAAGATGTGCATTTGACCAATGTAAGGAGTGGACAGGTGGATTTACCTGGTGGTACATGTAACGCAGCATGAAATCCATGAGGAAAGATTTGCCCTTGCGGAAAGCTCCAGCGACGGAGATAGCCACCACTTCTCTGTCCCTAAGCTCCTCGGCCAGCAGGATGCGGCTCAGCGCCCCCTCGTCCAGCTCGAACGTGTGGTCATCCTTCACCACCAGCACCTGCACCGGCCGGGCCCGGCCATCTGGCTCCTCGTCCTCAGAACTCCAGTCATATACATTCTTATCCACGAAGGACCCTGTTACacgcacaaaaacacacatgcacaccacacTCAGGGGGTCCACAAATACATTATAACAAAACGATTAATCAGTTACCATATCAGCATCGCAAACTCGTTACAACATATCAGCACGGTGAACATATGTGACGTAATATCAGCACAGTGAACCTGTTACAAGAGAGCAGAAAGGTAAGGGTAGTGAAGAAGTGTTTGCTCATGCCCGAGTCCTGACCAGTATTACCTCAGAGCACTTGGGTGTAGCTGGTGTTAAGATTGCTGCTAGCCCTTCTGTGCATGGCTGTACAAGCATGTTGTGCCAGCCATAACACAGTAGCTATGGACAGGCAGTGAAATGAATACTGAACATTACTGTTCATCAGGATGGCTTGAGTTGTGTTGCTAATGCTTCTGAAAAGGTGCCATCTCTTACGTGTTTTCTAATACTGgggggaaaaagaaaaacagggcCTTATTGCTTTCATCTATCCTGTCCGAAAATGTTTAAACAAAAGAGATGTGTGACAGGGAAACGTATTACGAGAATACGAGGGTTTCTGCTCAAACGATCGGGCCCACATATGATAGAGCACAACAACACTGTGACATTACATAATGAGACGCGAAACTGACTCTGTCCACCTCGGACACGCCACGTCATTCTCATGTACACAACACGCAAAACACGGTCAATTATTCACGTCCAGATTCTCCTGTTTCGTACCACCCAGTAGATCTAACTCATCCAAAGGCCACCTTGGCCTAGTCCAGACacggacacagacacagacacggaCACGGACACGAGCGGGCGGGCGCGTGTTTTATAAGCTGGTGATCCAGCACCTACAGACGTCATATTTGTACATCTAAACAGCGCAGCTCTGCTGTATGTAGGTCAGCGATGCTCTCCTTTATTTCACACCTAAACTTTATAACGCTTTCCAGATTGAGAATAAAAGTTAGAATGAGATCAAATAAGTTAATTAAGCACCGTATACATTAGATTAGAAATATCAAACAGGCCCACGGTTTCCTGTGCGAATCTTGCAGCACACCTCCAACCCCACTAATAAACTGATGCTGCTTCATGTACATGACGTGCAGTCTGGAGTCGTACTCTCTAGATCCACTAGATCATGTCACCGGGACCACACCTCTGGTTACAGGGTTTTAAAAGGCGCATGGAGGGTCTTCTCCACACCGCTGTCACACATTAGGGGGGCGAATAAACAAGCCGAGCTCTCCGTGAAGCGACGCTGTTGGTACCGCTGGGCTCTGTGCTGGTTCTGTGCTGGTTCTGGGGCTGTGGCCGTGGCCAGTGCCGCGGTGGATGACACAAGCTGCATTTGACCTCACTGAAAAAGACCATAATATCACACCCTATTCTTCCGTATGCTACTGATCTTTCGTGTACTATCAAACGGCCCAGTCTACAGCATTGTGTCCTTAACCTTAAAATAACTACGGCTGTGTCGAGGCGCGTATATCCAGGATACTGGGAGGTAGTCTTTAATCACTCACCCCAGCTATCCCTGTCCTTTTTATCCCGAACCATTTCGTACGGAGTGTCGCTTTCAGCCCCTGTTTGGCTGCGTGGCGCTGCAGCGTTCAGTCCCAGTCAACCCTCATGAAGCAGGGAAGCCGGAATGGCACTACTGACGATGCTTTGAATCTGTGGAGAACGCCTCATTCTCGTCGGGGAGGAAAACGCGAGCCTGCCTTCAACCGCTAGGGGGAGCAAATCATCCAAACAACGTGTGGTTCAGTGAAATACATCCAAGACAAATACTTATTGCGACAAAGAAGAGACGGACTCAAAGAATATGTTCAACTAACGTTAAACAAAATAACTTTCCTTACAGTTCTAATACTTATACACTCATTTTTAACGCTATCGCCATAATTTTCACTATTTTATCCTCATGCTGTTTGCCCACTCCAATGGATTAACTGGCACTTCTTATTCGTTATATCAGCCACTAGATGGCGCTCGATTAACAATAATAGATTGCGTGGCGTGGACTGTCCAAATCAGAGCAAATAATTTTTGTGGGgggatttattattatttttggctGTTTGAAAAATGTTGGCAACTAACGTGAACATTTTGCTAGTTTTATAAACGTGTTCTGTCAACAGAAAGAAACGACAACGTTGTGTGAGTGTCGCAGTTaggcgaggggggggggttagccATGCAGCTAGCGGCGAGCACAAGTTTCTACTCGAGCCAAAGTGTACCAGGAACCTGTGGGGATGTTTATTTCCACGCGAGATAAATATCGAGACGTGAAGAACGACCTTCGTCTACATTTCTACATCGACGACATGGAATATTCGCGTGGAAACTGTGTGTTTCTTTTAAAGAATCTTAACTTATTTCGTTGAATCTGTTCGACTAAATCGACTATCGTAGCAGACGGCTAGCCGCGTTAGCCACTTAGCTGTCCACGGCAGCCTGGTGCCGTGTACAAAGCGAgctcaccaccaccagcagctaGAAAACGACACCGCCAGTACaaatttaataataaaacacGGATTATTTAGCCAGCGACgtttaattatattttatataggtTCAGCTAGCCGGCTATTAAGTTACTTAGGACAACTTGATTTGTTGGCTATCATGGCTATGTGCCTAGCTAGCTGTTTAGCACTAGTTGTCACTCTAAGTTAACCAGTAACGTACGTGTTGGTCCGGCTAGCCAGCGACCTACCTGGCTAACACGTTATTAAATCTACAACTAAAACGCTCTAAAGTGGAGGCATGCTCCTCTTCAGCCTGGAGCTGGAGTATCTGAAAAGAAGATTAGTTGTTTAACCTGTCTATGACTATTTAACAGTAACGTTGGGCTACTGGAAGACGTTAAATGTAGCTGGGTTGTCCTGGGTGGCTAGATGTCAACTTTTATTGACAGAATTGATCAAGTAACCACGTCTGTGGTGTAGGGACTGCAAACTTCTGTCATGTGTTTTTGGAAAGCATGTCGCTGGCAGAATACTCCTTACAGCTAACTAGTTAATTCACTAGCAAACAAACACTTCTCTTTCTTGGTTCGGTTTAGGGAGCTAGGTTAGTTACCTAACGTTGGCTATTTAACGACTTGGAGGAACCGAGGAACCAGTTTAGACCTCATTGTGGTACTGTAATCACTTTCCCTGtaaatgaaaaaaacaaacaaactgaaCAACAAGCCCAAGTCTTGCATATTCAtagttatttgtttattatgtCTGTCTAAAATAAGGAGAGGAGTTACGTTTGGAAGGAGATCTTTGAAGCACTAATTGGAAAACCAAGAagccacccccacaccatcGCAGTGACTCGCCACAGCCACCATGGATTCCTTCTCCAGGCCCAGCGGCGAGATCCAGCGCAAGAACCCACAGCACGACTTTGAGCTCATTCAGCGAGTTGGGAGTGGGACCTACGGAGACGTGTATAAGGTACCGTCACGTCCGACTAGTACTGGGGCTGTGTAGCTACTGGATATTGTGGAAAAACGAGAATCCACACACTTGATAAGTCTGAAAGAGTCCAAGACGTTTTTAGTCACACTTGCCCACTGCTAGACTGGTAgtacacgtatgtacacacgcCTGGCTGAGTTATCGGTTTCATACTGTGACACTTGAGTATCATGAGATTTAAAGTTGTCTTTGTTTGCTGCCTTCCTTTGGAATATGTAAGCAGGCTTGTGTAGGTTCTTTCAGTACTTAATACAGCAAATACTCTCTTCCATTTGAACTAATCTTTcattattatgttggcttgacaaagccaacattctgttctgCCTATTCTTCTTCATATTATTATTCTACACCAAATTTTGACACTTCACGGGTCGCAATTTTTGACgtagaaccttgaaatttggcaaTTGACCAGGTAATTAATCATAACAAATAACCTTTTATTCTGTTTTCAACTGAAAATGGTCTATTTGAGCATTTCAACATTATTTCAGGTTTACATTTCAGCAGGATTTAACCTCATTCAACAGTGTTAACCTTTAAACCTTAaccatcatttagcaggttatcaacatttaatcagcctttaacataatttaatagtgataacattaaaacaacatttGACAtaatttagcagg from Brachyhypopomus gauderio isolate BG-103 chromosome 15, BGAUD_0.2, whole genome shotgun sequence encodes the following:
- the atl1 gene encoding atlastin-1 — its product is MVRDKKDRDSWGSFVDKNVYDWSSEDEEPDGRARPVQVLVVKDDHTFELDEGALSRILLAEELRDREVVAISVAGAFRKGKSFLMDFMLRYMYHQACEDWLGEPDEPLTGFSWRGGSERETTGIQIWSEVFLVDKPDGSKVAVLLMDTQGTFDSQSTLRDSATVFALSTMISSMQVYNISQNVQEDDLQHLQLFTEYGRLAMEETFLKPFQSMIFLVRDWSFPYEFPYGQEGGMKFLEKRLKISENQHEELQNVRKHIHSCFTNISCFLMPHPGLKVATNPRFDGRLKEIDQEFISNLQVLVPWLLSPRNLDVKEINGSKITCRGLLEYFKAYIKIYQGEELPHPKSMLQATAEANNLAAVAAAKDLYNRKMEEVSGGDRPFLAPSELQARHAAIREEALAVFRSVKKMGGEEFSRRYLLQLEAEIDELFVQYIKHNDSKNIFHAARTPATLFVVIFVMYVAAGITGFVGVDVIASVCNMVLGFALITLCTWAYIRYSGEYRELGAVIDQVAGALWDQGSTNEALYKLYNVAANHRQLYNHAFPGHQTDQHPEEDKKRN